The proteins below are encoded in one region of Antennarius striatus isolate MH-2024 chromosome 7, ASM4005453v1, whole genome shotgun sequence:
- the LOC137599048 gene encoding transcription initiation factor TFIID subunit 4-like isoform X3, which translates to MLHLMLTVDAFVFDQGLFVHCLLSQLIMTTDQEAVDPTLLLQVSAPCGPISAPEGCPQRDRVSAQPKVTPPVQSHPPPSSTITASVPRLSSPLMVIAKVSTPARVGADGDPRAAKPAQSQGASTSQAAPPGGTVVIAVPRTAPLQAVAVAPQLPGGVHMPPGMVLLRSGGGQLMLVSHHALAQAQQGPRSTVTPANRAAAPQVSAPADAGAHSKKVVVVRMTAPPRVQAGPVQETAVVKGVGGSSTTAAGQAASSVCETRRQACVQTDSSKEPAAFTEETLESVKKCKNFLVTLIKLASSGSRSAHMAVNVRGLVKSLLEGRLEAEAFTQQLYDELRSTPQPCLVPFLQKSLPAVRCLTPDPQLFIQQASTSTFNPNTLCSSVKQSNANTKQNSSDSHQSPGGPPLRPGLASRTDPSWSSRPVPRHTTVPPEEEVTGTLSVKKPPPRDPPWSRMSAFQDGSGSYREDDDINDVTSMAGVNLREENAQILTTVVGSVVQSCLDPPFLSPHPVVRRVLHKGQDLGVTDVCPEVVALLSHATQEFLRDLLQKLTWMAERRKTMLKEDLWHAKVSDLCPHLRTLEEVGSVKTMGSDEEETERSLRLTRVTPAPSPGAHSVSQIRLRDVLLCMELHCFFRHSVTLYRAMI; encoded by the exons ATGCTACACCTGATGCTAACTGTCGATGCCTTTGTGTTTGATCAGGGTCTGTTTGTCcactgtttgttgtcacagctCATCATGACCACGGATCAAGAGGCTGTGGATCCGACGCTGTTGCTCCAGGTCTCGGCTCCATGTGGCCCCATCAGTGCCCCTGAAGGCTGCCCACAGAGGGATCGTGTGTCTGCCCAACCCAAAGTCACCCCCCCTGTCCagagccacccccccccctcatctaCAATCACAGCATCGGTGCCGCGGTTGTCCTCCCCCCTCATGGTGATAGCAAAGGTATCCACGCCGGCGAGAGTCGGCGCCGATGGCGACCCGCGGGCAGCCAAACCGGCCCAAAGCCAGGGGGCCTCTACGAGCCAGGCTGCCCCCCCAGGAGGGACGGTGGTGATCGCTGTACCGAGAACAGCACCTCTCCAGGCAGTCGCTGTGGCCCCACAGCTCCCAGGCGGCGTGCACATGCCCCCAG GGATGGTGCTGCTCCGCAGCGGCGGTGGTCAGCTCATGCtggtttcccatcatgctttggcACAGGCTCAGCAGGGTCCACGCAGCACCGTTACTCCAGCAAACAGAGCCGCGGCCCCCCAGGTGTCG GCCCCTGCAGACGCTGGAGCCCACAGCAAGAAGGTGGTGGTGGTCAGGATGACGGCCCCCCCCAGGGTCCAGGCTGGACCTGTGCAGGAGACGGCTGTGGTCAAG GGTGTTGGTGGATCTTCTACAACAGCTGCTGGCCAAGCAGCCAGTTCTGTGTGTGAGACGCGCCGACAGGCTTGTGTTCAGACAGACAGCAGCAAGGAGCCAGCTGCCTTTACTGAG GAGACTCTGGAAAGTGTGAAGAAGTGTAAAAACTTCCTGGTGACTCTGATCAAGCTGGCCTCCAGTGGCTCCAGGTCTGCCCACATGGCTGTCAATGTCAGAGGGCTCGTCAAGAGTTTGCTG GAAGGACGTCTTGAAGCAGAAGCGTTTACCCAACAGCTCTATGACGAGTTGAGGTCCACGCCTCAGCCCTGCCTGGTGCCTTTTCTCCAG AAAAGTCTTCCTGCCGTGCGTTGCCTCACTCCAGACCCTCAGTTATTTATCCAGCAGGCTTCAACTTCTACCTTCAACCCCAACACTCTGTGTTCCTCTGTGAAGCAGTCCAATGCTAATACAAAGCAGAACAGCAGTGACAGCCATCAG AGTCCTGGAGGGCCGCCCCTGAGACCTGGGTTGGCGTCCAGAACAGACCCGAGCTGGAGCAGCAGGCCTGTCCCCAGACACACAACGGTCCCCCCAGAAGAAGAGGTTACAG GAACGTTGTCGGTTAAGAAGCCTCCCCCTCGGGATCCACCGTGGTCCAGGATGTCAGCGTTCCAGGACGGTTCTGGGTCCTACAG AGAAGATGATGACATCAATGACGTGACCTCCATGGCTGGGGTCAACCTGAGGGAGGAGAACGCACAAATCCTGACCACTGTGGTGGGCTCAGTGGTTCAGTCGTGTCTGGACCCCCCCTTCCTCTCACCTCATCCAGTCGTCAGAAGAGTCCTCCACAAAG GACAGGATTTGGGGGTCACGGACGTCTGTCCAGAGGTGGTAGCTCTTCTTTCTCATGCTACACAAGAGTTTCTCCGTGATCTGCTCCAGAAACTCACTTGGATGGCAGAACGCCGCAAAACAATGCTAAAG gAGGACCTGTGGCATGCTAAAGTGAGTGATTTGTGCCCTCATCTGCGTACCTTAGAAGAAGTGGGGAGTGTGAAGACAATGGGATcagatgaagaggagacagagagatcGCTGCGTCTGACCAGA GTGACTCCGGCCCCCAGCCCGGGGGCTCATAGCGTCAGTCAGATCAGACTCAGGGATGTGCTACTCTGCATGGAGCTCCACTGCTTCTTCCGACACTCTGTCACTCTTTACAGAGCAATGATCTGA
- the LOC137599048 gene encoding transcription initiation factor TFIID subunit 4-like isoform X1 — MLHLMLTVDAFVFDQGLFVHCLLSQLIMTTDQEAVDPTLLLQVSAPCGPISAPEGCPQRDRVSAQPKVTPPVQSHPPPSSTITASVPRLSSPLMVIAKVSTPARVGADGDPRAAKPAQSQGASTSQAAPPGGTVVIAVPRTAPLQAVAVAPQLPGGVHMPPGMVLLRSGGGQLMLVSHHALAQAQQGPRSTVTPANRAAAPQVSAPADAGAHSKKVVVVRMTAPPRVQAGPVQETAVVKGVGGSSTTAAGQAASSVCETRRQACVQTDSSKEPAAFTEETLESVKKCKNFLVTLIKLASSGSRSAHMAVNVRGLVKSLLEGRLEAEAFTQQLYDELRSTPQPCLVPFLQKSLPAVRCLTPDPQLFIQQASTSTFNPNTLCSSVKQSNANTKQNSSDSHQSPGGPPLRPGLASRTDPSWSSRPVPRHTTVPPEEEVTGTLSVKKPPPRDPPWSRMSAFQDGSGSYREDDDINDVTSMAGVNLREENAQILTTVVGSVVQSCLDPPFLSPHPVVRRVLHKGQDLGVTDVCPEVVALLSHATQEFLRDLLQKLTWMAERRKTMLKEDLWHAKVSDLCPHLRTLEEVGSVKTMGSDEEETERSLRLTRLQPIEVQLLQREANNTALAAVGPGRKRVHDPTDNKVTPAPSPGAHSVSQIRLRDVLLCMELHCFFRHSVTLYRAMI; from the exons ATGCTACACCTGATGCTAACTGTCGATGCCTTTGTGTTTGATCAGGGTCTGTTTGTCcactgtttgttgtcacagctCATCATGACCACGGATCAAGAGGCTGTGGATCCGACGCTGTTGCTCCAGGTCTCGGCTCCATGTGGCCCCATCAGTGCCCCTGAAGGCTGCCCACAGAGGGATCGTGTGTCTGCCCAACCCAAAGTCACCCCCCCTGTCCagagccacccccccccctcatctaCAATCACAGCATCGGTGCCGCGGTTGTCCTCCCCCCTCATGGTGATAGCAAAGGTATCCACGCCGGCGAGAGTCGGCGCCGATGGCGACCCGCGGGCAGCCAAACCGGCCCAAAGCCAGGGGGCCTCTACGAGCCAGGCTGCCCCCCCAGGAGGGACGGTGGTGATCGCTGTACCGAGAACAGCACCTCTCCAGGCAGTCGCTGTGGCCCCACAGCTCCCAGGCGGCGTGCACATGCCCCCAG GGATGGTGCTGCTCCGCAGCGGCGGTGGTCAGCTCATGCtggtttcccatcatgctttggcACAGGCTCAGCAGGGTCCACGCAGCACCGTTACTCCAGCAAACAGAGCCGCGGCCCCCCAGGTGTCG GCCCCTGCAGACGCTGGAGCCCACAGCAAGAAGGTGGTGGTGGTCAGGATGACGGCCCCCCCCAGGGTCCAGGCTGGACCTGTGCAGGAGACGGCTGTGGTCAAG GGTGTTGGTGGATCTTCTACAACAGCTGCTGGCCAAGCAGCCAGTTCTGTGTGTGAGACGCGCCGACAGGCTTGTGTTCAGACAGACAGCAGCAAGGAGCCAGCTGCCTTTACTGAG GAGACTCTGGAAAGTGTGAAGAAGTGTAAAAACTTCCTGGTGACTCTGATCAAGCTGGCCTCCAGTGGCTCCAGGTCTGCCCACATGGCTGTCAATGTCAGAGGGCTCGTCAAGAGTTTGCTG GAAGGACGTCTTGAAGCAGAAGCGTTTACCCAACAGCTCTATGACGAGTTGAGGTCCACGCCTCAGCCCTGCCTGGTGCCTTTTCTCCAG AAAAGTCTTCCTGCCGTGCGTTGCCTCACTCCAGACCCTCAGTTATTTATCCAGCAGGCTTCAACTTCTACCTTCAACCCCAACACTCTGTGTTCCTCTGTGAAGCAGTCCAATGCTAATACAAAGCAGAACAGCAGTGACAGCCATCAG AGTCCTGGAGGGCCGCCCCTGAGACCTGGGTTGGCGTCCAGAACAGACCCGAGCTGGAGCAGCAGGCCTGTCCCCAGACACACAACGGTCCCCCCAGAAGAAGAGGTTACAG GAACGTTGTCGGTTAAGAAGCCTCCCCCTCGGGATCCACCGTGGTCCAGGATGTCAGCGTTCCAGGACGGTTCTGGGTCCTACAG AGAAGATGATGACATCAATGACGTGACCTCCATGGCTGGGGTCAACCTGAGGGAGGAGAACGCACAAATCCTGACCACTGTGGTGGGCTCAGTGGTTCAGTCGTGTCTGGACCCCCCCTTCCTCTCACCTCATCCAGTCGTCAGAAGAGTCCTCCACAAAG GACAGGATTTGGGGGTCACGGACGTCTGTCCAGAGGTGGTAGCTCTTCTTTCTCATGCTACACAAGAGTTTCTCCGTGATCTGCTCCAGAAACTCACTTGGATGGCAGAACGCCGCAAAACAATGCTAAAG gAGGACCTGTGGCATGCTAAAGTGAGTGATTTGTGCCCTCATCTGCGTACCTTAGAAGAAGTGGGGAGTGTGAAGACAATGGGATcagatgaagaggagacagagagatcGCTGCGTCTGACCAGA TTACAACCGATAGAAGTACAGCTGCTGCAAAGAGAGGCCAACAACACTGCTCTGGCTGCTGTGGGGCCTGGCAGGAAGAGGGTTCACGACCCCACTGACAACAAG GTGACTCCGGCCCCCAGCCCGGGGGCTCATAGCGTCAGTCAGATCAGACTCAGGGATGTGCTACTCTGCATGGAGCTCCACTGCTTCTTCCGACACTCTGTCACTCTTTACAGAGCAATGATCTGA
- the LOC137599048 gene encoding transcription initiation factor TFIID subunit 4-like isoform X2, with amino-acid sequence MLHLMLTVDAFVFDQGLFVHCLLSQLIMTTDQEAVDPTLLLQVSAPCGPISAPEGCPQRDRVSAQPKVTPPVQSHPPPSSTITASVPRLSSPLMVIAKVSTPARVGADGDPRAAKPAQSQGASTSQAAPPGGTVVIAVPRTAPLQAVAVAPQLPGGVHMPPGMVLLRSGGGQLMLVSHHALAQAQQGPRSTVTPANRAAAPQAPADAGAHSKKVVVVRMTAPPRVQAGPVQETAVVKGVGGSSTTAAGQAASSVCETRRQACVQTDSSKEPAAFTEETLESVKKCKNFLVTLIKLASSGSRSAHMAVNVRGLVKSLLEGRLEAEAFTQQLYDELRSTPQPCLVPFLQKSLPAVRCLTPDPQLFIQQASTSTFNPNTLCSSVKQSNANTKQNSSDSHQSPGGPPLRPGLASRTDPSWSSRPVPRHTTVPPEEEVTGTLSVKKPPPRDPPWSRMSAFQDGSGSYREDDDINDVTSMAGVNLREENAQILTTVVGSVVQSCLDPPFLSPHPVVRRVLHKGQDLGVTDVCPEVVALLSHATQEFLRDLLQKLTWMAERRKTMLKEDLWHAKVSDLCPHLRTLEEVGSVKTMGSDEEETERSLRLTRLQPIEVQLLQREANNTALAAVGPGRKRVHDPTDNKVTPAPSPGAHSVSQIRLRDVLLCMELHCFFRHSVTLYRAMI; translated from the exons ATGCTACACCTGATGCTAACTGTCGATGCCTTTGTGTTTGATCAGGGTCTGTTTGTCcactgtttgttgtcacagctCATCATGACCACGGATCAAGAGGCTGTGGATCCGACGCTGTTGCTCCAGGTCTCGGCTCCATGTGGCCCCATCAGTGCCCCTGAAGGCTGCCCACAGAGGGATCGTGTGTCTGCCCAACCCAAAGTCACCCCCCCTGTCCagagccacccccccccctcatctaCAATCACAGCATCGGTGCCGCGGTTGTCCTCCCCCCTCATGGTGATAGCAAAGGTATCCACGCCGGCGAGAGTCGGCGCCGATGGCGACCCGCGGGCAGCCAAACCGGCCCAAAGCCAGGGGGCCTCTACGAGCCAGGCTGCCCCCCCAGGAGGGACGGTGGTGATCGCTGTACCGAGAACAGCACCTCTCCAGGCAGTCGCTGTGGCCCCACAGCTCCCAGGCGGCGTGCACATGCCCCCAG GGATGGTGCTGCTCCGCAGCGGCGGTGGTCAGCTCATGCtggtttcccatcatgctttggcACAGGCTCAGCAGGGTCCACGCAGCACCGTTACTCCAGCAAACAGAGCCGCGGCCCCCCAG GCCCCTGCAGACGCTGGAGCCCACAGCAAGAAGGTGGTGGTGGTCAGGATGACGGCCCCCCCCAGGGTCCAGGCTGGACCTGTGCAGGAGACGGCTGTGGTCAAG GGTGTTGGTGGATCTTCTACAACAGCTGCTGGCCAAGCAGCCAGTTCTGTGTGTGAGACGCGCCGACAGGCTTGTGTTCAGACAGACAGCAGCAAGGAGCCAGCTGCCTTTACTGAG GAGACTCTGGAAAGTGTGAAGAAGTGTAAAAACTTCCTGGTGACTCTGATCAAGCTGGCCTCCAGTGGCTCCAGGTCTGCCCACATGGCTGTCAATGTCAGAGGGCTCGTCAAGAGTTTGCTG GAAGGACGTCTTGAAGCAGAAGCGTTTACCCAACAGCTCTATGACGAGTTGAGGTCCACGCCTCAGCCCTGCCTGGTGCCTTTTCTCCAG AAAAGTCTTCCTGCCGTGCGTTGCCTCACTCCAGACCCTCAGTTATTTATCCAGCAGGCTTCAACTTCTACCTTCAACCCCAACACTCTGTGTTCCTCTGTGAAGCAGTCCAATGCTAATACAAAGCAGAACAGCAGTGACAGCCATCAG AGTCCTGGAGGGCCGCCCCTGAGACCTGGGTTGGCGTCCAGAACAGACCCGAGCTGGAGCAGCAGGCCTGTCCCCAGACACACAACGGTCCCCCCAGAAGAAGAGGTTACAG GAACGTTGTCGGTTAAGAAGCCTCCCCCTCGGGATCCACCGTGGTCCAGGATGTCAGCGTTCCAGGACGGTTCTGGGTCCTACAG AGAAGATGATGACATCAATGACGTGACCTCCATGGCTGGGGTCAACCTGAGGGAGGAGAACGCACAAATCCTGACCACTGTGGTGGGCTCAGTGGTTCAGTCGTGTCTGGACCCCCCCTTCCTCTCACCTCATCCAGTCGTCAGAAGAGTCCTCCACAAAG GACAGGATTTGGGGGTCACGGACGTCTGTCCAGAGGTGGTAGCTCTTCTTTCTCATGCTACACAAGAGTTTCTCCGTGATCTGCTCCAGAAACTCACTTGGATGGCAGAACGCCGCAAAACAATGCTAAAG gAGGACCTGTGGCATGCTAAAGTGAGTGATTTGTGCCCTCATCTGCGTACCTTAGAAGAAGTGGGGAGTGTGAAGACAATGGGATcagatgaagaggagacagagagatcGCTGCGTCTGACCAGA TTACAACCGATAGAAGTACAGCTGCTGCAAAGAGAGGCCAACAACACTGCTCTGGCTGCTGTGGGGCCTGGCAGGAAGAGGGTTCACGACCCCACTGACAACAAG GTGACTCCGGCCCCCAGCCCGGGGGCTCATAGCGTCAGTCAGATCAGACTCAGGGATGTGCTACTCTGCATGGAGCTCCACTGCTTCTTCCGACACTCTGTCACTCTTTACAGAGCAATGATCTGA
- the LOC137599048 gene encoding transcription initiation factor TFIID subunit 4-like isoform X4, with product MLHLMLTVDAFVFDQGLFVHCLLSQLIMTTDQEAVDPTLLLQVSAPCGPISAPEGCPQRDRVSAQPKVTPPVQSHPPPSSTITASVPRLSSPLMVIAKVSTPARVGADGDPRAAKPAQSQGASTSQAAPPGGTVVIAVPRTAPLQAVAVAPQLPGGVHMPPGMVLLRSGGGQLMLVSHHALAQAQQGPRSTVTPANRAAAPQVSAPADAGAHSKKVVVVRMTAPPRVQAGPVQETAVVKGVGGSSTTAAGQAASSVCETRRQACVQTDSSKEPAAFTEETLESVKKCKNFLVTLIKLASSGSRSAHMAVNVRGLVKSLLEGRLEAEAFTQQLYDELRSTPQPCLVPFLQKSLPAVRCLTPDPQLFIQQASTSTFNPNTLCSSVKQSNANTKQNSSDSHQSPGGPPLRPGLASRTDPSWSSRPVPRHTTVPPEEEVTGTLSVKKPPPRDPPWSRMSAFQDGSGSYREDDDINDVTSMAGVNLREENAQILTTVVGSVVQSCLDPPFLSPHPVVRRVLHKGTRAGPALM from the exons ATGCTACACCTGATGCTAACTGTCGATGCCTTTGTGTTTGATCAGGGTCTGTTTGTCcactgtttgttgtcacagctCATCATGACCACGGATCAAGAGGCTGTGGATCCGACGCTGTTGCTCCAGGTCTCGGCTCCATGTGGCCCCATCAGTGCCCCTGAAGGCTGCCCACAGAGGGATCGTGTGTCTGCCCAACCCAAAGTCACCCCCCCTGTCCagagccacccccccccctcatctaCAATCACAGCATCGGTGCCGCGGTTGTCCTCCCCCCTCATGGTGATAGCAAAGGTATCCACGCCGGCGAGAGTCGGCGCCGATGGCGACCCGCGGGCAGCCAAACCGGCCCAAAGCCAGGGGGCCTCTACGAGCCAGGCTGCCCCCCCAGGAGGGACGGTGGTGATCGCTGTACCGAGAACAGCACCTCTCCAGGCAGTCGCTGTGGCCCCACAGCTCCCAGGCGGCGTGCACATGCCCCCAG GGATGGTGCTGCTCCGCAGCGGCGGTGGTCAGCTCATGCtggtttcccatcatgctttggcACAGGCTCAGCAGGGTCCACGCAGCACCGTTACTCCAGCAAACAGAGCCGCGGCCCCCCAGGTGTCG GCCCCTGCAGACGCTGGAGCCCACAGCAAGAAGGTGGTGGTGGTCAGGATGACGGCCCCCCCCAGGGTCCAGGCTGGACCTGTGCAGGAGACGGCTGTGGTCAAG GGTGTTGGTGGATCTTCTACAACAGCTGCTGGCCAAGCAGCCAGTTCTGTGTGTGAGACGCGCCGACAGGCTTGTGTTCAGACAGACAGCAGCAAGGAGCCAGCTGCCTTTACTGAG GAGACTCTGGAAAGTGTGAAGAAGTGTAAAAACTTCCTGGTGACTCTGATCAAGCTGGCCTCCAGTGGCTCCAGGTCTGCCCACATGGCTGTCAATGTCAGAGGGCTCGTCAAGAGTTTGCTG GAAGGACGTCTTGAAGCAGAAGCGTTTACCCAACAGCTCTATGACGAGTTGAGGTCCACGCCTCAGCCCTGCCTGGTGCCTTTTCTCCAG AAAAGTCTTCCTGCCGTGCGTTGCCTCACTCCAGACCCTCAGTTATTTATCCAGCAGGCTTCAACTTCTACCTTCAACCCCAACACTCTGTGTTCCTCTGTGAAGCAGTCCAATGCTAATACAAAGCAGAACAGCAGTGACAGCCATCAG AGTCCTGGAGGGCCGCCCCTGAGACCTGGGTTGGCGTCCAGAACAGACCCGAGCTGGAGCAGCAGGCCTGTCCCCAGACACACAACGGTCCCCCCAGAAGAAGAGGTTACAG GAACGTTGTCGGTTAAGAAGCCTCCCCCTCGGGATCCACCGTGGTCCAGGATGTCAGCGTTCCAGGACGGTTCTGGGTCCTACAG AGAAGATGATGACATCAATGACGTGACCTCCATGGCTGGGGTCAACCTGAGGGAGGAGAACGCACAAATCCTGACCACTGTGGTGGGCTCAGTGGTTCAGTCGTGTCTGGACCCCCCCTTCCTCTCACCTCATCCAGTCGTCAGAAGAGTCCTCCACAAAGGTACCCGGGCTGGGCCAGCCCTCATGTGA